In Falco cherrug isolate bFalChe1 chromosome 2, bFalChe1.pri, whole genome shotgun sequence, the following are encoded in one genomic region:
- the ZFX gene encoding zinc finger X-chromosomal protein isoform X3, with amino-acid sequence MEAESESGSCKVDGICPEVIKVYIFKADPGEDDLGGTVDIVESEPENDHAVGLLDQNSSIRIPREKMVYMTVNDSQHEDEDLNVAEIADEVYMEVIVGEEDAAVAHEQQIDDTEIKTFMPIAWAAAYGNNNDGIESRNGTASALLHIDESAGLGRLAKQKPKKKRRPESRQYQTAIIIGPDGHPLTVYPCMICGKKFKSRGFLKRHMKNHPEHLLTKKKYRCTDCDYTTNKKISLHNHLESHKLTNKTEKLIECDECGKSFSHAGTLFTHKMVHRDKGVNKMHKCKFCDYETAEQGLLSHHLLAVHSKNFPHICVECGKGFRHPSELKKHMRIHTGEKPYQCQYCEYRSADSSNLKTHVKTKHSKETPFKCDICFQTFPDTKELQQHTLMHQESKTHQCLHCDHKSSNSSDLKRHIISVHTKDYPHKCDMCDKGFHRPSELKKHVAAHKGKKLHQCRHCDFKIADPFILSRHILSVHTKDLPFRCKRCRKGFRQQNELKKHMKTHSGRKVYQCEYCEYSTTDASGFKRHVISIHTKDYPHRCEYCKKGFRRPSEKNQHIMRHHKDVGLP; translated from the exons ATGGAAGCAGAGTCAGAAAGTGGCTCTTGTAAAGTGGATGGCATTTGTCCAGAAGTCATCAAGGTGTATATATTCAAAGCAGATCCTGGAGAAGATGATTTAG GGGGCACAGTAGACATTGTGGAGAGCGAGCCAGAGAATGACCACGCAGTTGGATTACTTGATCAAAATAGCAGTATTCGTATTCCAAGGGAGAAAATGGTTTACATGACCGTAAATGATTCTCAGCATGAAGATGAAGACTTAA aTGTTGCAGAAATAGCTGATGAAGTTTACATGGAAGTGAttgtaggagaggaggatgCAGCAGTGGCCCATGAACAGCAAATTGATgacactgaaattaaaactttcaTGCCTATAGCTTGGGCAGCAGCTTATG GTAATAATAATGATGGCATTGAAAGTCGGAATGGCACTGCAAGTGCTCTTTTGCACATAGATGAGTCAGCTGGACTTGGGAGACTGGCTAAgcaaaaaccaaagaaaaaaaggagaccTGAGTCTAGGCAGTATCAAACAG caATAATCATTGGCCCTGATGGTCATCCATTGACAGTCTACCCCTGCATGATTTGTGGAAAGAAGTTTAAATCTAGAGGTTTCTTGAAAAGGCACATGAAAAACCATCCAGAGCACCTTCTTActaagaagaaatacagatgcaCAGACTGTGATTACACTAcgaataaaaaaataagtttacatAACCACTTGGAGAGTCATAAGCTGaccaacaaaacagaaaagcttattGAGTGCGATGAGTGTGGGAAAAGCTTCTCTCATGCAGGAACTTTATTCACGCACAAGATGGTGCACAGGGACAAAGGAGTTAATAAAATGCACAAGTGCAAATTCTGCGATTATGAGACAGCAGAACAAGGATTACTGAGTCATCACCTTTTAGCTGTCCACAGCAAGAACTTTCCTCATATTTGCGTGGAGTGTGGCAAAGGATTTCGCCATCCATCAGAGCTCAAGAAGCACATGCGAATCCACACTGGTGAAAAACCGTACCAGTGCCAATATTGTGAATACCGATCTGCCGACTCTTCTAACTTGAAAACTCATGTAAAGACTAAACACAGTAAGGAAACGCCATTCAAGTGTGATATTTGTTTCCAGACTTTTCCAGATACCAAAGAGCTACAGCAGCATACGCTTATGCATCAAGAAAGTAAAACACATCAGTGTTTGCATTGTGACCATAAGAGCTCAAACTCAAGTGATCTGAAACGACACATAATTTCAGTCCACACAAAAGACTATCCTCATAAGTGTGATATGTGTGATAAAGGCTTTCATAGGCCTTCGGAACTGAAAAAACATGTGGCAGCTCACAAGGGTAAAAAATTGCACCAGTGCAGACATTGTGACTTTAAGATTGCAGATCCATTCATTCTGAGTCGCCACATACTCTCAGTTCACACAAAGGATCTTCCTTTCAGGTGCAAGAGATGTAGAAAGGGCTTTAGGCAACAAAACGAGCtgaaaaaacacatgaaaacacaCAGTGGCAGGAAAGTTTATCAGTGTGAGTACTGTGAGTATAGTACTACAGACGCCTCAGGCTTCAAACGCCATGTTATTTCCATTCATACAAAAGACTACCCTCACCGTTGTGAGTATTGCAAGAAAGGTTTCCGAAGGCCTTCAGAGAAGAACCAGCACATTATGCGGCATCATAAAGATGTTGGGCTGCCTTAA